In Anabrus simplex isolate iqAnaSimp1 chromosome 14, ASM4041472v1, whole genome shotgun sequence, a genomic segment contains:
- the LOC136885306 gene encoding lipase member H: MTKNQIWRQTFSYLLFIQIILYGRECSAQARVVPIGMCPAITGGTCPDPGIRFILFTRSTPENGVQIGGESLPGQFDVSHPTKVLMHGFNEGITVLFRVRDAYLQKGDYNIVMVDWNKYGKNPCYPVARSNAWFAGKCSAHMIKRLVEAGVKDIHAIGVSLGAHVVGYAANELKPYKLPRITGLDPASPLFELASNEHKLDSSDAEFVDVIHTNALVQGKAERLGHVDFYMNGGTHQPGCTFVAKPLTCDHLRSVAYFAESIVSEDGFWAWKCSGQAQYALGQCPQKGEPVLVGEFVDKSARGFYVTKTRSQSPFAVGRWDTKVSSR, translated from the exons ATGACTAAAAATCAAATTTGGAGACAAACGTTCAGCTATTTACTCTTCATCCAAATAATTTTGTATG GTCGAGAATGTTCCGCACAAGCTCGAGTGGTCCCTATCGGCATGTGTCCAGCTATCACTGGAGGTACCTGTCCTGATCCTGGAATAAGATTCATTCTCTTTACAAG GTCGACGCCTGAGAACGGTGTACAGATCGGAGGTGAATCCTTGCCCGGTCAGTTTGACGTGTCTCACCCAACCAAAGTGCTGATGCATGGCTTCAATGAGGGGATCACCGTTCTTTTCCGAGTCAGGGACG CATATCTACAGAAAGGTGACTATAATATTGTGATGGTGGACTGGAACAAGTACGGGAAGAACCCGTGCTACCCGGTGGCGAGATCGAACGCCTGGTTCGCCGGCAAGTGTTCAGCTCACATGATCAAGAGGCTGGTAGAAGCAGGAGTGAAGGACATCCATGCTATAGGCGTCAGCCTGGGTGCTCATGTGGTAGGCTACGCTGCGAACGAACTCAAGCCGTACAAATTACCCAGGATAACAG GCCTGGATCCTGCCAGTCCACTGTTTGAGCTCGCCTCCAACGAACACAAGTTGGACTCTAGCGATGCTGAATTTGTGGACGTTATTCATACAAATGCTCTGGTTCAAGGAAAGGCAGAGCGACTCGGACACGTGGACTTCTACATGAACGGGGGCACTCATCAGCCAGGCTGTACCTTCGTAGCCA AGCCTCTAACCTGTGATCATCTCCGATCCGTGGCCTACTTCGCCGAGTCGATCGTAAGTGAAGATGGATTCTGGGCTTGGAAATGTAGTGGGCAGGCCCAGTACGCCCTTGGCCAATGTCCACAGAAAGGGGAACCTGTGTTAGTTGGAGAGTTTGTGGACAAGAG TGCAAGAGGATTCTATGTGACGAAGACTAGAAGCCAATCACCATTCGCTGTAGGCAGATGGGACACTAAAGTGTCATCGCGATGA